Part of the Acomys russatus chromosome 19, mAcoRus1.1, whole genome shotgun sequence genome, gCTATAGAGCAAGTTAAAGGTCTCAGGTTTCTTACAATGCAGGACCTGTAGCTAGTGATAAAGTtcctgcctagcatgtgcaatCCTAGGACCACCAGCACACGTTAAAAAAGGAAAGTTGTTCTGATATTTGGGACCCTGGGAATTATCCATACAGGTACAGAGGATTGCCAGTCCTGTTCCCAaggactagcctcaaactctgagtTCAGAACGTGCTAAAATACTTGCTGGGCTAAGTGATTTgtctacagaaaaaaacaaaacaaaaaacagaatccGATGTGCTTTACTGCCTGAAAAGGGCCAGTGTGGGTCGGGGGCCTTGGGGCTTGCCCTGCCTGAGGCTCAGGGCAGGTGACTGGTTCTGGACTCGGGGAGTATGTTAAAAGGCAAACGtcatcctgccccacccccaaccctgcaTACTTTATGCTGAGGCATGTTGTTCTGTGGcctgggattctctgtgtagaccttgctgtgatcctcctgcctcagcccaagtgctggcattgcagtCATGTGCTAGCATCTGGCTTTTCACCCTCTAGTTTAATTGGAGCACTGTggtggttagtgtgtgtgtgttacctgttcACTAGCCACTCTGGGTTAATCATTTAGTCTCCTAGCCCTTCACACGGTTCCTTAGGAAGGATAAACAGGGTTACTTGTGGATTGCTCTAAGTGGTGAGTTAAATGCTCAAAAGCCCTAGGTTCAAAGCCTAACTCAGAGAAAGTGCTTAACAGAGTAATTTTTAtgagtttgtttttcctgagTGAAGGGGATGGGTTCTTTCTCCTGCTCTGTGGAAGCTACTCAGCAGTGGTGGAGAGATTGCTTTTGCTTACAGGTGCACCCTCCTCTGCttttcagagacccagaaagcgTGGAGAATCTGGATGCATCTCAAGGCCCATTTAGTTTCCAAACCTGAATCATGTGGTgctgtatacatatgtgtacatatgtgttagTATTCAAGTGTGTGTCAGAGGTGTGTGCGTTGACATATGGTACCTTCCGCAATCGCTGTTTCTGGTAGGGTGTTTACACAGATGAGTACTCTTATCTGCAGGTACtaccgcaggccagaagagggcaccaggtctcattatagatggttgtgagccaccgtgtggtttctgggaactgaactcaggacctctggaagagcagacaatgctcttaacctctgagtcatctctccagcctgcctcaatcactcttcaccttaaattttttaattatatgcatacacatgtctgtgtctgtgtgtgtgcacgtgcgaaTGCAAGTGTGTTTGTATATGGAGGTTACAGGACAGTTTGTGGGATTTGAGTCTATTCTTTTACCATATGGGCCCCAAAGACTTAActtgggtcttcaggcttggtagcTAGTacctttcctgctgagccatcttgctggtccttttaaaaacaagaaaccaccTGTTTTATctagtgtgtgtgggtggggggagggagagagagagaaggagagacctgtgcatgtgtatgagtggtggaggccagaggttgactcTGAGTATCTTTCTCAATCACTGTGCATTTTATTtgctgagatagggtctctcactcaaACCCTTGAATCaagagctcactgattcagctagttTAGCTGGCCAGCTTGCCTCAGGGAttccctgtctttgcctctgacCCTGGAGTACACCGCCTGGCAGCCCGGCTTTTTATATGGCTGATGGGGCTCTAACCTCTGGTTCTTaggcctgtgcagcaagcactttatccattaAGCCCCACTCCTAGCCCTTTTTCACATTAGCTTCTGAGACAGAGTTCTCTTCCTGAACTTGGAGCTTATCAATTTGGTTAGACTGGCAAAGCAGCAAGCCCCAGATCCTCTGCGTCACCTCCCAGCATTGTGATCACAGGTGTGTCCTGCCATACCTTTTATATGGGTGTTAGGAGTTGAGATCATGTCCTCAGGGTTGATGAGTTCTGTTATGTCAGTTTAGTAGTGAGGTAGTGACAAAGATTTCACAACAATCAAACTAAAGCAACTAGTGTTTTTAGATGACCCCTGTCCAAGTATGGAGCAGCCTTCAGCACTGCAAGGCAGGAGCTCTGCTGTAGCCTTCACTTCCTGCTTAAGCAGAGCAAAACTTGCCTAGAAGAGACACTTGGAGCCTTGTCAGGTCTTTTCTGAGCATGTGCTCACCCTACCGTAAATACATGGCCTTCTAAATTCCTAGGATTATGTAGGGCTGGTTTGGGGGTGAGGATAAGTCCATGTTTATAATAGTGTAAACATGGTatggtctgattttttttcttggttcttgACTAATGTGCAATGTCTCCACCACGACCACTGCCGGTCTCTAcacacagcagctctgcccccaccccagtgtcTCCTGTGTGTCTCCCGTTAATTCTTTCCCAACCTTGAGAAGCACCATTGTTTTACATAATGTCACATAGATGGAGTCATACAATATGTGGCCTTTTTATTCTGGTCTTATCAAATGTGCATTTTATGTCCTTCCATTCTTTTTGTGGCTTGATAGCTTATTGCCCTTACCAcccttaaatttgttttattttacatgtatggaactttgcctgcatgtatgtctgggcatgCTTGTTGCCCCtgaaggtcaaaagagggcatgaGATTTTCCAAgactagagttgcagatggttgtgagctgtcacatggGTCCTGAAAATTAAACCCAGTTCCTctcaaagaacagccagtgccttaaactgctgagccatctccagccctatttttcttgtctttttgagacaggctctcactatgtcaCCCTGACTGGCTAGGAACTTGCAAAATTCTTagacctctgcctgcctctgcctcctgagtgtgagattaaaggcatgcactgctatACACAGTATTCTTCTTACTGCCTTTTCAGTACTAAATAATATACAGCGTGCTGTCCACACACCTGCAGGAGACTCTTGGCAGCTTCCAGGTTTGACATCTGTGATTAGAACTGTCATAACCCTGTGTGTGCAGGTTTTTGTGTGGCAGTGTACTTTGAGCAACACAGGCTGGCTCCTGGGAGATGGGCTGCTGGGTGGTGTGATATGACTGCTCTAGCGCTGTGAGAAGCATGCAAATGAAAACTTTTCCAAGTCCTTAACCTGCTATGCACCGTCATCCCAGCGCTGTCTCTGGCGTTAGGAAGTCAGTTCTTTGTCCCAACCTGCAGCAGCTGCCCTCTCAAAACCCATCTCCATCCTGAGTTCCCAAATTAGGCAAAATAAGATCAAGGCATTTGCCATGGGTTTTCAGGGAACCAGGACAGGTCAGATGGAAGGCTGTGCTTCTTTAAGAAGAAATTCTATTCTGTTCCTTCCAGCACCAGGAACTCACACCAGACACATAGCCACCTCTTCAAGACCACTGCTGAGCCGGGGAGTGGCATGGGCTAGGGTACATTAGAGCTCCACTCTGTCCAATAGGTCACTTTTTCCTGCAAAGGCCTACTGGGGCTGTGAACCTTTCACCATTACTGAGAGTTTTgataaaggtttttgttttgttggttttttgagacaggagtttctctgtgtagctttggctgtcttggaactctctctgtagtaaactgttctcaaactcacagagatctgactgcctctacctcctctgagtgctgggattacaggcatgtgccactactgcatgATGATATTAATTTTTTGGTGTTTCTGTGATAAGATAggtgggaaggggctggagagatggctcagaggttaagagtgctgcctgctcttccaaaggtcctgagttcaattcccagcaaccacatgatggctcacagccatctacaatgaaatctgctgccctcttctggcttgcagctgttacatgcagacagaacactatatactaaaaaaataagtctttaaaaaaaaaaaaagataggtggGAAGTATTTGAATTCAGTATTTTCtaccccctcctttcttttctctatttcttctcttcttacctcccctctccatatctcttctctctccatgcctcttttcctcccctcccccaaccctgttctcttttcttctcttcccacttGTGTTTTCCAGGCCAGTCTTGAACGCCTAGATTCAAGGGCTTTTTCCATTCAGCCTGGGGCATGCTATGAGTATAGTTGGACACCACAGCATATCTCCCCctaatctttttatttgttatagGATCAGTcacatgttttcttctctttgggtGAGTTTTGGTGATTTGTCTATTCCTAGGAATTTTctcattgggttttttgttttgttttgttttgtttttttgtatttgagTTGGATGACTAAGGTAATGGGTGTGTATTGTAGCTTATCTTCAGTGCGAATGCATCGGCTAAACACAGTTCTTCATAGTAGTTccttataatcttttttttttttttttttttttttggagttggGGAAGGCAGTTAGTGATACcttctcttttattccttttttgggAAGCATGTTTGGAGGACAgttgagacagtatctcatgaAACACAAGCTAGCCTCAATCTGTCTATGTAGCCAAGAATATATTGAtttcatctcccaagtgctgggactacaagcgtacctggcttatgtggtgctgggtgGAACCTAAAACTTTGTGTgtgctaggtaagcattctactAACTGAGCCACATTGCAGCCTGACGTCAACATTTTGGGGGTGggagttcgagacagggttctctctctgtagccttgtctgtcctggacttgctttgtagacctgcttccccgagtgctgggattacaggcatgtgctaccatgccaggtctcatttaatttatataaaactcATATACTTACTTTTTTGTATGAGACTTTGCCAGTCTAGGCTGTTTTACACACATAGCATGTGTCTCCTGGCCATATGGGACAAGTGGATTAGCAGCCCCAGTCTTAAACCTGGCCCTCAATTTCCCAGACCTGCACTTCTAGCTTTGAGTTTTCTTGTTGCTGGCACTTGGGGTTTTCCTTGCTTGTCTGTTCCGCCTGGACACACATTAAAGTCTATCTTATCTTTCTGATGTTTATAGCTGGAGGGAGAGGACTCTGTAGCCCACCATGTGCTATTTTTCTGTCCAgttgacagatgaggaaacaaggCTCATGGGACTTGACAAGGTTGTGCAGCTGTTAAACAGCAAAGAACAGATCCATTTGGGCTACCCCATTTCCAAGTCTACACTCTGCCCACCACATCTACCACCTCTTAATTCTGACTCCTCCTTGTTCATTTTCAGGAGCTAGCTGCCAGCAAGGGCTCTCCCCTTCCTGACTCTGGACACAGCCTTGCTTGTCTGGAGACGGGCTCTGGCCAGGACCTGGCAGTGGAAAGCCATGGAACCATACAGCCTTGAGGAAGAGGGGGCCCTTCCATCAGAAGGGCACGTCCCCTCCTCTGAGAGTCAAGGGCTCAACTGCAGTGACACACTCAACCGGGACCTGGGCCCCAGCACACGGGAACTGGGCCCTAGTACTCGGGACCTGCTCTATGCTGGCCTAAGCGGTTTGGACCTTGACCCCAGTCTCTCATCAGATATGCCCAGTGAGGTGCTGGAGGACAATCTGGACACCCTGTCCCTGTACTCAGGAAAGGACAGCGACTCTGTGAAGCTTCTGGAAGAGTATGCAGACTCTGAATCCCAGACCTCCTTACAAGGTGAGGCAGCTCGTGCACAGAGCACCTACAGTTCCTGCAGCCAGCCAGAGATTGAATCTGCTGGCACTGGCTGGGAAAGTTCtccttagctgggcatggtgatgcatgctcATAATCCCATGTAGAAGCATGTAAAAGACAAACGCACGAGGAATAGTACAAATTTGAGGCCACCTggagctacataggaagaccctgtctccaaaaacaaacatgCTAAActaaagggaagggaggaaagaaagaaaaacaaaagtctctTCTTCTGCAGGAGGCTTTTGGCCTACTTTGGAATTGTTCCCAACTTCTAAAGGAAGGCAAGCATTAATCCTAGGGATCTAGACTGAGAAGTGGGtactggaagaggaagaggtgtgtgtgtgtgtgtgtgtgtgtgtgtgtgtgtgtgtgtgtgtgtgagagagagagagagagagagagagagagagagagagagagagagcacaaataAAGCACCAACCTTTAAGCTCTTTTGTCAGAGTGTTACTTTTCTAATGCTTTACAAGAAAAAgcaggtaaattaaaaaaaaaaaaaaaaaaaaaaagctgagaaccCAAGAGCAGAGCCAGATGGGTGAGTACCCAGGGGAACAGTTTTTCTTGGGTTTGCATAATGCAGCTCTAGATAGACCTCATGTGAGTGTCAGTGACAGGGTAGGTCAGTTTCTAGTCCTGCTTGCCTGGTCATGCTGCTGCCCAAAAAGCTCAGCCTGGTGCCATCTCCAGACCTTCACTTCTTGCACCAAGCCCAGGTACAGCCCTATAGATACGACTTGGTCTAGACCTTGGTCGCTTCCAGCTAACCCTGCTCTTCTGCCCATGCAGAGCTGCTGAGAGCCTCAGGCAACTTGGACAGGGCTGTGTGCTAAGGGTCTGTATTGCTTTAGCACTCTCATACTCTAGTTCAGCATAACCTGTGCTTTCTCCATTCGTTTAGACCTAGGGCTGGGTGCACTCAAGGTGCCTAAAGAAGCTGACGAAGGAGGCAGGGCCACTGGGAGTACAAGGAAGGGCAAGCGGCAGCACAGCTCACCTCAGAACCCGCTCTTGGACTGCAGCCTGTGCGGGAAAGTGTTCAGCAGTGCCAGTTCCCTGAGCAAGCATTACCTGACGCACAGCCAGGAGAGGAAGCATGTGTGCAAAGTCTGCAGCAAAGCCTTCAAGCGCCAGGACCACCTGTATGTCAAGAGTCtggtcagaggcaggcaggagggcatGCCCCTGTCCTTCCACCTTCTTGTCTACCCGTCCTGTTCTCTGTTGAGCCCCATTTCTGTGCTCCCAGATGTGTGTTCCCTGTCCTGTGATCTGTTCTGTTCACACTAAGACTGTTTGGGGGCAGGTCTCTTTACTGAGCCTCAACATTTACACTATTGAGGAAATTCATGCCTGTTTGTAGGCACGATGGCaccctggggaggtagaggcaggaggagcaagaggccaaggccagcctcaactacatacatagcaagtgtgaggcccacctgggctacatgagaaaaacaatacaaatgagTTTGACCATCTTGGTAAAGAGAAGCCCTAAGTCCCTGGCAGGTGTCTGAGGACAGCGGGTTTGCAGTCCCTGAAGATTTTACCGAAAAGCCAGTATGAAAGTATAGTGCAAAGTCCCCCTGATGTTAATGTCTTGAGAATAATGTTTTTGTTGCTGGGAGCCCCAAGGGTGGGAGAGGACAGTGCCTAGCTAGGGGGCTGGCTGTAGGAGGAGGCTTTGATGAGTCTACTCTCTCTTTACCCTCCAGCCCAGCCTCACCCCAGGCATTGGTCATTTCCTTCTAGGTCTAGTGCTTAGGTCTTCCGAGTCCTTTCCTCCCTCACAAGACcatggacactctttgtagaaaGACAGTCGTCATTAAAATGTCCCAGCCACACACAGAGATTGTCCAAAGCTAGACTGTCAAGGAGCCTGAGGGCAAGGGCTCATTGTTGGCTCTTTTATTGTCCACATAACAATGAGTAGACACAACATACATTTACATGCATTTACACTTGCACAGATAATTGACACACTGGTCTTTTGACTCTAGGAAGGTTTTATTAACTGTAAGTTGGTATCTTTGCTGAAGTGAGGATGATGTCACCATAGATAGTCCAGATTGGCATTTCCTCAAATGTGTTCTGCAGAGCTCTGCTTCTCAGGAATGCTGGTGGAGCTATATGAAAGCAAAGGTTAAACACACACCCTCTACCCCATGCTTTGTGAACCTCCACAGagtagtgtgtgtggggggggtgtgctCACATGCTTTAACACATCTCTGCTGTGCTCAGGTCCCAGAGCTCACCGCTAGAGAACTGTTGTCTCGTCTGAACCCACTTTGGGGAAACCTGGCCTGGCTTCCATGGGATTTATTTTTTCCCCACAGTGTTTGTTGGTGTTGAGAGCAGGAAAGTGAATCCCAGTTGGTTAGACAGAATAGGGGATTCAAGCAGTTCCTGTATTGAGGTGTGGGGTCTGCCAGGTGACCTCCCTTCCATGTCTCACTGCAGGACGGGGCACATGCTCACCCACCAGAAGACCAAGCCCTTTGTGTGTATCGAGCAGGGCTGCAGCAAGAGCTACTGTGACTACCGCTCACTGCGCCGACACTATGAGGTCCAACATGGAGTATGCATCCTGAAGGAGGCCCCACCAGAAGAGGAGGCTTATGGGGACCCAACCCACAACCATGATGTGGCCAACCAACCTCCACCCAGTGGCCTGAGGTCCCTGGGGCCCCCAGAAGCTAGGTCCCCTGGTTCTGTCTTGCCCAACAGAGACCTCCTTCGCTGTATTGTAAGCAGCATCGTCCACCAGAAGATCCCCTCTCCTGGCCCAGCAGTGGGGCCTGCTGATACTGAAGCAAGGAGCTCGGCCTGTGCCTGCCCTGCCTCACTGGGGCCATCATTGTGTACAGTGGCCAGCACCCCAGTGGCTCCAGGAAGCCTGGGCTCTGAGATTCCTGAGGAAACTCATCCCCAACGGAAGGAACCTACCACTGACGTGTTCACAGCTGTCCAGTCAAGGGCAGCTGAGAACAGTGCCCCTGACCCGCCAGAGTCAGAGTTGGAGTCAGAGTCTCCACGGATTCAAAGGCCATCCTCCCTGGAGGGCTGGCCAGAGGgcagctctctgcctgcctgcctgcctctctttcGAGGCCACTCAGTCCCCTCAGGATCCCAGCCTTCCAGCCATAACTTCCAATGGCTCCGGAACCTGCCTGGCTGTCCCAAGAACAAAGGCAGCAATGTGTTTATGGTCCACAAGCCCTCTGCAGTGCCATCCCGGGAGGGCTCTGAGGGGGCCTCTGGGCCCAGCAGCACTCCCACCACAGTAGAGCCTTCACCCAGCCTGGGTACCAACCAGGAGGACCTGCTACCATTTCCTCCTGCACTCCTGAAGGCACCTGGTGAGGCCTCCAATGACGTCCGGCAGACTGCTGGGGAAGATGACAGCTGGGCTCCCAAGAAGAGCAAACCGGACTGTGAGTCATTCCCGTGGCAGAGCCCCACTGAACTTGGCCTCCAAGATGCACAGAACTCAGGTGGGCTCCCCTCAGATGCCACGCCCCTCTTCCGGCAGCTGTTCATGAAGTCACAAGAGTCTCTGGTAAGCCATGAACAGATGCAGGTGCTCCAGATGATTGCCAAGTCCCAGCGGATCTTTTCCCACACCCAAGTAGCTACAGCCTCAGCCCAAAGACCAGGGCCTGAGGGCAAGCAGTCAGCCCTGAAGCCATTGCAGGGGCCATGGCCACCACAGGCCCTTCCACCAGTACCCACTGTTGAGTCTTTCCAGATAGGCCCTGGACACTCAGAGCCAGAGGGATCCCCAGTCCGCAGGAGGAAAACCATACCTGCAGTGTCCAGAGAAACATCTCCTGGTGGCCCGAGACGAGACACAAAAGGAGGCCCTAAAGTAGCCTCTGCACCACCGTCCCTCACAGGGCCAGCTTTGCACCCCTCCCGGAATCCAGACAGCTCTTCGTTGGCTAAAGGAACCTTGGACCTGGGGGACATTCTCCCCAGTGCAGGCTCACGGCAGTCCCAGTTAGGTGGAGATGAGCCAGCTGGAACCCAGCCGGTTGGGAAACAGGGGCAAGCTGAGAATGGCTTGGCTTCAGGGCCTATGAGAGCTGAAAAGGGCCCAGCCTGTCCCCGAGGTGGAGGCTACAGGCTCTTCTCAGGCCACACCAGGGCCCAGAGATTCTCGGGTTTccggaaggagaaaatgaagatggaTGTGTGCTGTGCAGCTTCTCCCAGCCAGGTGGCCATGGCCTCCTTCTCTTCGGCTGGGCCTCTGGCAGATCCTCCCCGGGACATGAAGTCCAAGCTGACAATCTTCAACAGAATCCAGGTATTTGTACCCCTCTATCGTGTTGTGGGCTGTGTGTAAGTCCTTCGGTTTATAGCACTGGTTAACTGTGCAGTGAGTTCTCAGATGTGATTTACAAAGAGAAGCACTGATCCATCGCTCTTGCTCATTAAGCTATCCTCCCTGATTTCCTTTGCCTCCTACTTCCGCCTAGATTTCCCTCCTTCAGCTCTTGAGAGGGCATAAAAGCACAGGTCTCCTCTCTTCGCTGTTAACTACATGGGATGGCTGTGCATTACAtaggcatgtgcatgcacagaacCTGGGTTCTTTGTGCATGATGCAGTGACCATCTGCTCTGGGCACTTAGCCACTCCTCTCAGTGAGACCAGCATCGTTCCCTCCATCTCACAGCTACCACTTTGTAAACATTTACATCTTTGTTAGCCAAATGCTGTATAATGAACCCTTTCAAAGTTTGCGCTTTGGCAGACTTGGTATAGTCACAAGCTTACACAACAATTATTGTTGGCCTGACACTTCACCACTCCCAAAAGATACCCTGCATCCCTTAGTAATCACCCGAGTCTTTTCGTCCCTCTACCATTATCCTTCCAGCCCTGGGTATCCACAAACCTTCTGTCTCCATGTAATGTCTGCTCTGGACATTTCCTGTTAGTAGAGTCAAACGTTGTGTGGTGGTTTGTGTCTGGCGTTGCCTGTTTGTATCATATAATTAAGTTCCATCCATGTGGCGCTTCTGCCAgtgcttcattattttttttaaagaaataaaaacaatttttacatttacttagaGTCAGAGTATCATTATGTAGCTTTAACTGGTTTGGGACTTGCTGTGAAGacaaaactggccttgaactcacagagatcagtctgcctctgccttcccctgaGTGCTAACATTAGagacctgtgccaccatactcGACACAATTTTTTTTGTAGGAGGAGGGCAGGTATTATTAGGATCATAAGCATGTCACAGAGCTATGTGGAACTGAGGACAGCTTATGGtaactggttttctccttccaccacatgggttccaAAGACAAACTCAGATCATTTGACTTGACAGCAAATGCCTTTTctgtctgagccatcttgctgccttcCTTACTCCATCCCTTTTTCTGACTGAGCAATAGTCCAGTGGCTAGACAGACCAGATTTTATTTGGCCATTAATTAGTGGACTGTTTCCACTCTTTGGCCTTTGTGAGTGAGCTGCTGGGAAGGCTGGGTACAgcttttgtgtgggtgcatgtttTTGTTCTCTTGGCTAGACCCTAAGACTAGAATCACCAGATTCCACAGAGTCTCTTGCTCAATGTTTAAGTAGCCAGACCTCATTGTAGAGAGCAGCCCTGTTTACCAGTGCCCCTGATGTGCACACGTGCCCTGGTTTCTCCATGCACTTTGCTGTCACAGTCACTTTAGGGTACACAGTGGTGTTTGCCTGTGTTGACGCTGTCATGCTCTGACACGGCTGATGGTATAGCATCAGCATGTGCTTATAAGCATAAGCATCCCTCATGAACTGCTGTCTTACTGACTtgcaaggagtgtgtgtgtgtgtgtgttctgtatgtacATCAGACATGTGACTTACAAGTGCTTTCTTCCCTGGTGTGAGCTGTCTTTTCATCTTATGTGTGAATacttgggttgaagtttttggtTTTAATGAGTCCAGTGTGTCTGTTGTGTTTTCTGCTCTGCTTTGGTGTCAAACCCAAGACCCCACAGCCCAGTGCACCATCATGCAGGCTTCCCCAGTGCTTCCTTCCTTGTTCCCTTGTCTGGGCTCTGCTGGCTCAGATGTCTTCTCATCTCCAGGGCGGAAACATCTACAGGCTCCCCCATCCAGTGAAAGAAGAGAGCGTGGCAGGTGCATGGTAAGTTCAGAAGCCGTCGTGCCCACCAAGGCACTGCCCCTGGCGAGTCCTTTGGCTTCTCTGTACTATCTTGAGTGAGAGAGCCAAATGCCTCCAGCCCTGCAGAGAAGTTGAGTATGgtcttccatttttattgtttaataatgGTTATCAGTGAATTGGGATTACATGCAGCAAACCAAAAcgacaacaaaccaaaccaaaacaacaacaacaacagaagtaaaacaaaacagaaaagaagcaacAAAGCAGCAGTCAGAGCTAGGGACTCAATTGCCATTCTTCCCCCCATGCCTTCTCTATCCACAGCCATCAGCCAAATGGGGCTCCCACAGACTGGTTGGAGTCAAAGAGTACTTTCGTGTGCAAGAACTGCAGCCAGATGTTTTACACCGAGAAAGGACTGAGCAGCCACATGTGTTTCCACAGTGACCAGTGGCCATCACCTCGGgggaagcaggagcagcaggtgaAGGAACAAGTGGTGGCTTCTGTGGTACAGGGTTGGACAGGCTTTGTGGAACAGATGAAGAGACAGTGCCATCCATCTCAGGTTAAAAGCAGCATCCTGGCAGGGATGGAGGGTGACATGAGGGCCAGGCCATCTGTGCAGGCCTGCCACAGCCCTGCTGGCCCTTGCACCAGCTTCATGGCCTTTCTGTGTCATCAGGAGCAGCTTCTTCTCCCTGGCTACTCTTTACCTTAAGAATTGCCAACTCCTAAGCATTGATACCTACTGAGGATAGGTCCTCCCCCAAAAGCCAAAATGTTCTTGGAAAGCATAGCCACAGCCGGAGAACACAACCAAGGTGGTTGTTCTGCTGTTTCCCACCTGCTGTGGAAGTCCTGGGAAATCCCCAAaccacaagcactcagaattcctCACTCTAGAAGCCGTG contains:
- the Znf541 gene encoding zinc finger protein 541 isoform X1 encodes the protein MEPYSLEEEGALPSEGHVPSSESQGLNCSDTLNRDLGPSTRELGPSTRDLLYAGLSGLDLDPSLSSDMPSEVLEDNLDTLSLYSGKDSDSVKLLEEYADSESQTSLQDLGLGALKVPKEADEGGRATGSTRKGKRQHSSPQNPLLDCSLCGKVFSSASSLSKHYLTHSQERKHVCKVCSKAFKRQDHLTGHMLTHQKTKPFVCIEQGCSKSYCDYRSLRRHYEVQHGVCILKEAPPEEEAYGDPTHNHDVANQPPPSGLRSLGPPEARSPGSVLPNRDLLRCIVSSIVHQKIPSPGPAVGPADTEARSSACACPASLGPSLCTVASTPVAPGSLGSEIPEETHPQRKEPTTDVFTAVQSRAAENSAPDPPESELESESPRIQRPSSLEGWPEGSSLPACLPLFRGHSVPSGSQPSSHNFQWLRNLPGCPKNKGSNVFMVHKPSAVPSREGSEGASGPSSTPTTVEPSPSLGTNQEDLLPFPPALLKAPGEASNDVRQTAGEDDSWAPKKSKPDCESFPWQSPTELGLQDAQNSGGLPSDATPLFRQLFMKSQESLVSHEQMQVLQMIAKSQRIFSHTQVATASAQRPGPEGKQSALKPLQGPWPPQALPPVPTVESFQIGPGHSEPEGSPVRRRKTIPAVSRETSPGGPRRDTKGGPKVASAPPSLTGPALHPSRNPDSSSLAKGTLDLGDILPSAGSRQSQLGGDEPAGTQPVGKQGQAENGLASGPMRAEKGPACPRGGGYRLFSGHTRAQRFSGFRKEKMKMDVCCAASPSQVAMASFSSAGPLADPPRDMKSKLTIFNRIQGGNIYRLPHPVKEESVAGACHQPNGAPTDWLESKSTFVCKNCSQMFYTEKGLSSHMCFHSDQWPSPRGKQEQQVKEQVVASVVQGWTGFVEQMKRQCHPSQVKSSILAGMEGDMRARPSVQACHSPAGPCTSFMAFLWPRVTPVVLSSLLQGQEKDGEERDSKESSQYRKRKKRPQPKALFAPPAPSALGEPGPGGCRQSCPRPPVFLVDHLLKGLFQCSPYTPPPMLSPIREGSGLYFNTLCSTSRAGPHLISPVLDQVDGSFSICVVKDDTKISIEPHINVGSRFQADIPELQERPLARVDENVASLVWKPWGDVMTNPETQDRVMELCNVACSSVMPGGGTNLELALHCLHDAQGSVQVALETLLLRGPQKPRTHPLADYRYTGSDVWTPMEKRLFKKAFCAHKKDFYLIHKTIQSKSVAQCVEYYYIWKKMVKFDCGRAPGLEKRGRRELDEVERTEDKVTCSPRERPAHRPTPELKIKTKSYRRDSILHSSPSAVPKRTPEPPGSVESQGVFPCRECERVFDKIKSRNAHMKRHRLQEHVEPVRVKWPVKPYPLKEEEEEEEEELGADMGPLQW
- the Znf541 gene encoding zinc finger protein 541 isoform X2; the encoded protein is MEPYSLEEEGALPSEGHVPSSESQGLNCSDTLNRDLGPSTRELGPSTRDLLYAGLSGLDLDPSLSSDMPSEVLEDNLDTLSLYSGKDSDSVKLLEEYADSESQTSLQDLGLGALKVPKEADEGGRATGSTRKGKRQHSSPQNPLLDCSLCGKVFSSASSLSKHYLTHSQERKHVCKVCSKAFKRQDHLTGHMLTHQKTKPFVCIEQGCSKSYCDYRSLRRHYEVQHGVCILKEAPPEEEAYGDPTHNHDVANQPPPSGLRSLGPPEARSPGSVLPNRDLLRCIVSSIVHQKIPSPGPAVGPADTEARSSACACPASLGPSLCTVASTPVAPGSLGSEIPEETHPQRKEPTTDVFTAVQSRAAENSAPDPPESELESESPRIQRPSSLEGWPEGSSLPACLPLFRGHSVPSGSQPSSHNFQWLRNLPGCPKNKGSNVFMVHKPSAVPSREGSEGASGPSSTPTTVEPSPSLGTNQEDLLPFPPALLKAPGEASNDVRQTAGEDDSWAPKKSKPDCESFPWQSPTELGLQDAQNSGGLPSDATPLFRQLFMKSQESLVSHEQMQVLQMIAKSQRIFSHTQVATASAQRPGPEGKQSALKPLQGPWPPQALPPVPTVESFQIGPGHSEPEGSPVRRRKTIPAVSRETSPGGPRRDTKGGPKVASAPPSLTGPALHPSRNPDSSSLAKGTLDLGDILPSAGSRQSQLGGDEPAGTQPVGKQGQAENGLASGPMRAEKGPACPRGGGYRLFSGHTRAQRFSGFRKEKMKMDVCCAASPSQVAMASFSSAGPLADPPRDMKSKLTIFNRIQGGNIYRLPHPVKEESVAGACHQPNGAPTDWLESKSTFVCKNCSQMFYTEKGLSSHMCFHSDQWPSPRGKQEQQGQEKDGEERDSKESSQYRKRKKRPQPKALFAPPAPSALGEPGPGGCRQSCPRPPVFLVDHLLKGLFQCSPYTPPPMLSPIREGSGLYFNTLCSTSRAGPHLISPVLDQVDGSFSICVVKDDTKISIEPHINVGSRFQADIPELQERPLARVDENVASLVWKPWGDVMTNPETQDRVMELCNVACSSVMPGGGTNLELALHCLHDAQGSVQVALETLLLRGPQKPRTHPLADYRYTGSDVWTPMEKRLFKKAFCAHKKDFYLIHKTIQSKSVAQCVEYYYIWKKMVKFDCGRAPGLEKRGRRELDEVERTEDKVTCSPRERPAHRPTPELKIKTKSYRRDSILHSSPSAVPKRTPEPPGSVESQGVFPCRECERVFDKIKSRNAHMKRHRLQEHVEPVRVKWPVKPYPLKEEEEEEEEELGADMGPLQW